A genomic region of Micromonospora sp. NBRC 110009 contains the following coding sequences:
- a CDS encoding GntR family transcriptional regulator yields MAKVPLYVRIERELRTRLAQAQPGDVVPAESVLAEEFGVARMTIRAALNALESDGLIERIQGRGTFVRQRPEPRAAGTLMSFQDQVRSWGRVPASRLVEAEVRAASPAEAGALQLTAAAPRVTSIVRVRLADDVPLAIEYACFPPHLSTLLNLDLETGSLHRALRERGLHPTLGSSTLTAQRAGSDGELLHVPADEPLLVETRLIVDQHSAPLEYTVSRYVGDRYDLHVTFDVQPPRTGESR; encoded by the coding sequence GTGGCCAAGGTGCCGCTGTACGTGCGGATCGAACGGGAACTGCGGACGCGTCTCGCCCAGGCGCAGCCCGGTGACGTGGTCCCGGCGGAGTCGGTGCTCGCCGAGGAGTTCGGGGTCGCTCGGATGACTATCCGGGCGGCGCTCAACGCTCTCGAATCCGACGGGCTCATCGAGCGGATCCAGGGCCGGGGTACGTTCGTGCGGCAGCGGCCCGAACCGCGGGCCGCCGGGACCTTGATGAGCTTTCAGGATCAGGTGCGCAGTTGGGGGCGTGTCCCGGCATCGCGGTTGGTGGAAGCCGAGGTCCGGGCAGCTTCCCCAGCTGAAGCGGGGGCTTTACAGCTGACCGCGGCAGCGCCGCGGGTGACCTCGATCGTGCGGGTGCGGCTCGCCGATGACGTGCCCCTGGCCATCGAGTACGCCTGCTTCCCGCCTCACCTGAGCACCCTCCTCAATCTCGACTTGGAAACCGGCTCGCTGCACCGCGCCCTGCGCGAGAGGGGGCTGCACCCCACGCTCGGCTCCTCGACGCTGACCGCCCAGCGGGCCGGCTCCGACGGCGAGTTGCTGCACGTGCCGGCGGACGAGCCGCTGCTGGTCGAGACCCGGCTCATCGTCGACCAGCATTCGGCGCCGCTGGAGTACACCGTCAGTCGCTACGTCGGCGACCGCTACGACCTGCACGTCACCTTTGACGTGCAGCCACCCCGGACCGGAGAATCCCGATGA
- a CDS encoding GNAT family N-acetyltransferase has product MIETERLRLETLDVAAARAVAAGDRDGRAWHAEFPREDDRDAAAMVLPHSNLAFGCRLIIERVSGLAVGTIGFFGPPDDTGTVMVGYGLVPSARGHGLATEALRALVAYGFAQPSVRTITADPLHGNVASHRVLEKAGFLHTYSTKDARWYAIQRTDRQHDNQQLC; this is encoded by the coding sequence ATGATCGAGACGGAGCGACTGCGACTGGAAACCCTCGACGTCGCGGCGGCGCGGGCCGTCGCAGCCGGCGACCGGGACGGTCGCGCCTGGCACGCGGAGTTTCCTCGGGAGGACGACCGGGACGCGGCGGCCATGGTCCTCCCGCACTCGAACCTGGCGTTCGGCTGCCGGCTCATCATCGAGAGGGTCTCCGGCCTGGCCGTGGGGACGATCGGATTTTTCGGGCCACCGGACGACACCGGGACCGTTATGGTCGGCTATGGCCTCGTGCCGTCGGCGCGGGGTCATGGCCTCGCCACCGAGGCGCTACGCGCCCTGGTGGCATATGGGTTCGCGCAACCGTCGGTACGGACCATCACGGCTGATCCGTTGCACGGCAACGTCGCCTCCCATCGGGTGCTGGAGAAGGCCGGTTTTTTGCACACGTACTCCACCAAGGACGCGCGCTGGTACGCGATCCAGCGCACCGACCGACAGCATGACAACCAACAACTCTGCTGA
- a CDS encoding IS5 family transposase (programmed frameshift), whose protein sequence is MRRGELTDDAWAVIAPLLPESGGARGRWRDHRQVINGILWKLRTGAPWRDLPERFGPWKTCHERLRRWTADGTWDRILAAAQVHDDGTLAQWTISIDSSIVRAHQDAAGARKKGGSPTSAATLGAQAGEAIGRSRGGLSTKIHLAVDGRGRPLSILLTPGQAGDNPQLLALLDAICVNEPGPGRPRKRPDVLIADKGYAHGSTRRALRQRGIRHVIPERSDQVAGRAAKGSAGGRPPAFDKAIYRERSVVERCFNRLKQWRDLATRYAKRASLYRASLVLIAAVIWLR, encoded by the exons GTGCGTCGTGGCGAGTTGACCGATGACGCGTGGGCGGTGATCGCGCCACTGCTGCCGGAGTCGGGTGGTGCGCGGGGGCGGTGGCGGGATCACCGCCAGGTCATCAACGGGATCTTGTGGAAGCTCCGCACGGGTGCGCCATGGCGTGACCTGCCGGAACGCTTCGGGCCGTGGAAGACCTGCCACGAACGCCTGCGGAGGTGGACCGCGGACGGCACGTGGGATCGGATCCTGGCCGCGGCGCAGGTCCACGATGACGGCACACTCGCGCAGTGGACGATCAGCATCGACTCGTCGATCGTACGGGCGCACCAGGACGCCGCTGGAGCCCGTAAAAAAG GGGGCTCCCCAACAAGTGCGGCGACGCTTGGTGCGCAAGCTGGTGAGGCCATCGGCCGATCCAGAGGCGGGCTGAGCACCAAGATCCACCTCGCCGTCGACGGACGTGGCCGTCCGTTGTCGATCCTGCTCACCCCAGGCCAGGCCGGCGACAACCCCCAACTCTTGGCGCTGCTGGACGCGATCTGCGTCAACGAGCCCGGCCCCGGACGCCCCCGCAAGCGTCCCGACGTGCTGATCGCGGACAAGGGCTACGCCCACGGCTCCACCCGCCGAGCACTGCGCCAACGGGGAATCCGGCACGTCATCCCCGAACGCTCGGACCAGGTCGCCGGTCGAGCCGCCAAGGGCAGCGCCGGCGGACGACCACCAGCCTTCGACAAGGCGATTTACCGCGAGCGCAGCGTCGTGGAACGGTGCTTCAACCGCCTCAAGCAGTGGCGTGACCTGGCCACCCGCTACGCCAAACGCGCATCCCTCTACCGGGCCAGCCTCGTCCTCATCGCCGCCGTTATCTGGCTTCGATGA
- a CDS encoding DinB family protein, translated as MTTARPLDSEELASTAPEREVLEAFIDAYRDVIIGKVRGLSEDDARRSLVPSLTTLIGLVKHAAAVERNWFQHCLAQQPREQIIGNSFGDDASWQVGSDETVANVIAEYATACERSRQIAAGFALDDTVPHTRLGTVSLRYIYVHMIRELARHCGHADILREQIDGLTGD; from the coding sequence GTGACGACTGCCCGACCGCTCGACAGCGAGGAACTCGCGAGCACGGCTCCGGAGCGAGAGGTTCTGGAAGCCTTCATCGACGCGTACCGCGATGTAATCATCGGCAAGGTCCGGGGGCTGTCGGAGGATGACGCCCGCCGGAGCCTGGTGCCCTCGCTCACCACGCTGATTGGCCTCGTCAAACACGCCGCCGCTGTCGAACGGAACTGGTTCCAGCACTGTCTGGCACAGCAGCCGCGTGAACAGATCATTGGCAACTCGTTCGGTGACGACGCCAGTTGGCAGGTCGGCTCGGACGAGACGGTCGCAAACGTCATCGCGGAGTACGCCACGGCCTGCGAGCGATCGAGGCAGATCGCAGCCGGCTTCGCCCTCGACGACACTGTGCCTCATACCCGCCTGGGCACGGTGTCACTGCGCTACATCTACGTGCACATGATCCGTGAGTTGGCACGGCACTGCGGCCACGCCGACATCCTCCGGGAGCAGATCGACGGCCTGACCGGGGACTAA
- a CDS encoding response regulator, with protein sequence MIRVLLVDDQPLLRSGFRALLDVEDDIEVVAEAADGQQGLTLIKEHQPDIALIDIQMPVMDGIEATRRIAADPALARVHVVILTNYGLDEYVFNALRAGAAGFLVKDIVPEDFLHAVRVAARGDALLAPSITRKLINRYVTEPLHTRADIGLKGLTNRERETVALVAQGLSNDQIAERMVISPMTAKTHINRAMAKLHARDRAQLVVLAYESGLVTPRNR encoded by the coding sequence ATGATCCGTGTCCTGCTCGTCGACGACCAGCCGCTGCTTCGCAGCGGCTTCCGCGCGCTCCTCGACGTCGAAGACGACATCGAAGTGGTGGCCGAGGCCGCCGACGGGCAACAGGGCCTGACGCTCATCAAGGAACACCAGCCAGACATCGCGCTCATCGACATCCAGATGCCCGTCATGGACGGCATCGAGGCGACCCGGCGCATCGCCGCAGACCCGGCCCTGGCCCGGGTGCACGTCGTCATCCTGACCAACTACGGCTTGGACGAGTACGTCTTCAACGCGCTGCGCGCCGGCGCCGCCGGATTCCTCGTCAAAGACATCGTGCCAGAAGACTTCCTGCACGCCGTACGCGTCGCCGCGCGCGGCGACGCCCTACTCGCACCGTCGATCACCCGCAAGCTGATCAACCGGTACGTCACCGAGCCACTCCACACACGCGCCGACATAGGGCTGAAAGGGCTGACCAACCGCGAACGCGAGACCGTCGCCCTGGTCGCGCAGGGCCTGTCCAACGACCAGATCGCCGAACGCATGGTGATCAGCCCAATGACCGCCAAAACCCACATCAACCGGGCCATGGCCAAGCTCCACGCCCGGGACCGCGCCCAACTCGTGGTCCTCGCCTACGAATCCGGCCTGGTAACCCCACGCAACCGCTGA
- a CDS encoding sensor histidine kinase has protein sequence MSRGRIGVRDWAIAAGVAAILLVTGLSGQHSATNLDLLGYALLTAGGLALAARRRAPVPVLAVTGLCAVGYQAAGFDVPAVAYLFAVYAAVRAGHRTTTVAASVIMLAALPLAAMASGLHDTGEAFAQARGALELAWLIAAGAAGEALRQAERRADEAERTREETARRRANEERLHIARELHDSLTHQISVIKVQAEVAVHLARKRGEQVPETLLAIREAGREAARELRATLEALRDDDKKPPHGLDHVPELVQRARATGLDATLTIEGHRNDVPAAVDRTAYRIVQESLTNIARHAAAATASVRIYYRPDALAIRVDDDGRATPDTAPVPGVGLLGMRERVTALGGHLRAEPRSEGGFTVQAELPVDQTS, from the coding sequence ATGAGCAGGGGACGGATCGGTGTCAGAGACTGGGCGATCGCCGCCGGCGTGGCGGCGATCCTGCTGGTCACCGGGCTATCCGGGCAGCACTCCGCCACCAACCTCGACCTGCTCGGCTACGCGCTACTGACGGCCGGCGGCCTGGCGCTGGCCGCGCGCCGCCGCGCTCCGGTTCCCGTCCTGGCCGTCACCGGGCTGTGCGCGGTGGGTTACCAGGCGGCCGGTTTCGACGTACCTGCCGTCGCGTACCTGTTCGCGGTGTACGCCGCCGTGCGGGCGGGACACCGCACTACCACGGTGGCGGCGAGCGTGATCATGCTGGCCGCTCTACCCCTCGCGGCAATGGCGTCGGGCCTGCACGACACGGGCGAGGCGTTCGCGCAGGCCCGAGGCGCCCTCGAGCTGGCCTGGCTGATCGCCGCCGGCGCCGCCGGTGAAGCGCTGCGACAGGCCGAGCGCCGGGCGGACGAAGCCGAGCGCACCCGCGAGGAGACCGCGCGGCGCCGCGCCAACGAGGAGCGGCTGCACATCGCACGGGAGCTGCACGATTCGCTCACCCACCAGATCTCCGTCATCAAGGTGCAGGCCGAAGTCGCCGTCCACCTGGCCCGCAAGCGGGGTGAACAGGTGCCGGAGACCCTGCTGGCGATCCGGGAGGCCGGTCGTGAGGCGGCCAGGGAACTGCGAGCGACCCTGGAGGCGCTGCGCGACGACGACAAGAAGCCGCCGCATGGGCTCGACCACGTCCCGGAACTGGTGCAACGGGCCCGGGCGACCGGCCTGGACGCGACGCTGACGATCGAAGGACACCGAAACGATGTGCCGGCCGCGGTGGACCGGACCGCCTACCGGATCGTTCAGGAGTCGCTGACCAACATCGCCCGTCACGCCGCCGCCGCTACGGCGTCGGTTCGGATCTACTACCGTCCCGACGCCCTCGCGATCCGAGTCGATGACGACGGCAGGGCCACGCCGGACACCGCCCCGGTGCCCGGCGTCGGGCTGCTCGGAATGCGCGAACGAGTCACCGCCCTCGGAGGTCACCTCCGCGCGGAACCACGCAGCGAGGGCGGCTTCACCGTCCAAGCCGAACTTCCTGTGGATCAAACATCATGA
- a CDS encoding DUF6223 family protein: protein MSVRHLLAVAATALLGVFVLATPAAAHGLAQPATVYGWTPERIWGSAAALLALVGVVIGGLALARPAGRIGNRGRGAIVALVAGLIAVVNGGLVVVTADGGLGTGNGIAGGYLALVIGLIATVLGWLALARSRRTV from the coding sequence ATGTCCGTCCGTCACCTGCTCGCCGTCGCAGCAACCGCCCTGCTCGGAGTCTTCGTGCTTGCCACACCGGCGGCCGCGCACGGCTTGGCCCAGCCCGCCACTGTTTACGGCTGGACCCCCGAGCGAATCTGGGGCAGCGCGGCCGCGCTACTGGCGCTGGTTGGCGTGGTCATCGGAGGGCTGGCTCTGGCACGACCCGCCGGCCGTATCGGCAACAGAGGAAGGGGGGCCATCGTGGCCCTGGTGGCGGGGCTGATCGCCGTGGTCAACGGCGGGCTGGTGGTGGTCACCGCCGACGGTGGTCTCGGCACCGGCAACGGGATCGCCGGTGGCTACTTGGCCCTTGTGATTGGGCTGATCGCCACGGTCCTCGGCTGGCTGGCTCTGGCCCGCTCCCGCCGCACCGTCTGA
- a CDS encoding sigma-70 family RNA polymerase sigma factor — MDSTATDRFDTSRFEASRFRLASLAYRLLGSAADAEDAVQDAFLHWQAADRQRIKVPEAWLTRVVTNLCLDRLRSAQARRERTVGAWLPEPLLDGDPMLGPADTFEQRESVSLAVLTLMERLSPLERAVYVLREAFSYSHAEIAEILDVTESASQQHLHRARRRITAARRHGGGEVDPASARRIVEEFLAAASSGRTERLVALLTDDATAIADSNGAGPTETLLQYHTPQRIAAVARAGFKPTPAKRRLAGGTPAIHYAPVNGAPAILFVLGDQVVGAVTFDVTNGKIATVRGIAAPTRLARLTEAWRQHEPDKPLITQW; from the coding sequence GTGGACAGCACCGCCACTGATCGCTTCGACACCAGTCGGTTCGAGGCCAGCCGGTTCCGGCTGGCCTCGCTGGCGTACCGGCTGCTGGGCTCCGCCGCCGACGCCGAAGACGCCGTGCAGGATGCGTTCCTGCACTGGCAGGCCGCCGACCGGCAGCGGATCAAGGTGCCGGAAGCATGGCTGACCAGGGTCGTCACCAACCTGTGCCTCGACCGGCTCCGCTCGGCACAAGCCCGCCGCGAACGCACCGTCGGCGCCTGGCTGCCCGAACCGCTCCTCGACGGCGATCCGATGCTCGGCCCGGCCGACACTTTCGAGCAACGCGAATCGGTCTCCCTGGCCGTGCTGACTCTCATGGAACGCCTGTCACCCCTCGAGCGGGCCGTCTACGTCTTGCGCGAAGCGTTCTCCTACAGCCACGCCGAGATCGCCGAGATCCTCGACGTCACCGAGTCCGCAAGCCAGCAGCACCTCCACCGGGCTCGGCGCCGCATCACCGCCGCACGCCGCCACGGCGGCGGCGAAGTCGACCCGGCATCCGCCCGCAGGATCGTCGAGGAATTCCTCGCCGCTGCCTCCTCGGGCCGCACCGAACGGCTGGTGGCGCTGCTCACCGACGACGCGACCGCGATCGCCGACTCCAACGGCGCCGGCCCGACCGAGACGCTGCTCCAGTACCACACTCCGCAGCGCATCGCCGCCGTCGCACGGGCCGGCTTCAAACCCACACCCGCGAAACGGCGACTTGCCGGCGGTACGCCCGCCATCCACTACGCGCCCGTCAACGGCGCCCCGGCCATCCTCTTCGTGCTCGGCGACCAGGTCGTCGGCGCCGTAACGTTCGACGTCACCAACGGCAAGATCGCAACCGTGCGCGGCATCGCCGCCCCCACCCGCCTCGCCCGCCTCACCGAAGCCTGGCGGCAGCACGAACCGGACAAGCCACTCATCACCCAGTGGTGA
- a CDS encoding NAD(P)/FAD-dependent oxidoreductase, whose amino-acid sequence MKHRIVVLGAGYAGAYVAGTLARRLSPADTEITVVNAVPDFVQRLRLHQLAAGQDIEAPKLADVFAGTGIRLRVARVTAVDPERQVVAVADADGGGGELGYDTLLYALGSCGTDCGVPGVAEHAFDIAARPSALRLRERLDSLGRRGEGGRVLVVGDGLTGIETATEIAESRPGLSVALVARGELGARLSAGARSHLRQACDRLGITVLEHTSVEAVEATRVLRADGTALASDATVWTAGFAVYPIAAASGLEVTGNGQIVVDRTMRSVSHPNVYAAGDSVYAIGDNGRPLPMSCASAGYTGMQATAAIVGRLTGRKIASTKLEYPGNHISLGRRDGILQLVDDEGQAKPKYMGGRTAARIKAGILKMSLWTNSHPTFGLPKRKHRLAAAPDATAEKTVATAEKTVASAEKAAA is encoded by the coding sequence ATGAAGCACCGCATCGTCGTCCTCGGCGCCGGCTATGCCGGGGCCTACGTGGCCGGGACCCTGGCCCGCCGGCTGTCCCCGGCGGACACCGAGATCACCGTGGTCAACGCCGTGCCGGACTTCGTCCAGCGGCTGCGGCTGCACCAGCTCGCGGCCGGCCAGGACATCGAGGCTCCGAAGCTCGCCGACGTCTTCGCGGGCACGGGGATACGGCTGCGCGTGGCCCGCGTCACCGCCGTCGACCCCGAGCGCCAGGTCGTCGCCGTGGCCGACGCCGACGGCGGCGGCGGCGAGCTCGGCTACGACACGCTTTTGTACGCGCTCGGCAGCTGCGGCACCGACTGCGGCGTCCCCGGCGTGGCCGAGCACGCCTTCGACATCGCCGCCCGGCCCTCGGCGCTGCGCCTGCGCGAGCGCCTGGACAGCCTGGGCAGGCGGGGCGAAGGCGGGAGGGTGCTGGTCGTCGGCGACGGGTTGACCGGCATCGAGACCGCCACCGAGATCGCCGAATCCCGGCCCGGCCTGTCGGTGGCGCTGGTCGCCCGCGGCGAGCTGGGCGCCCGGCTCTCCGCCGGAGCCCGCAGCCACCTGCGCCAGGCCTGCGACCGGCTGGGCATCACCGTCCTGGAGCACACCAGCGTCGAAGCCGTCGAAGCGACGCGGGTGCTGCGCGCCGACGGAACCGCCCTGGCGTCCGACGCAACCGTGTGGACGGCCGGGTTCGCGGTCTACCCCATCGCCGCCGCCAGCGGGCTGGAGGTCACCGGGAACGGTCAGATCGTCGTCGACCGCACCATGCGGTCGGTCTCGCACCCGAACGTCTACGCGGCTGGCGACAGCGTCTACGCCATCGGCGACAACGGCCGGCCGCTGCCGATGTCCTGCGCTTCGGCCGGCTACACCGGCATGCAGGCCACGGCCGCGATCGTGGGACGCCTGACCGGCCGCAAGATCGCGAGCACCAAGCTGGAGTACCCGGGCAACCACATCAGCCTCGGGCGGCGGGACGGGATCCTGCAGCTGGTCGATGACGAAGGGCAGGCAAAGCCGAAGTACATGGGCGGCCGGACGGCCGCGCGGATCAAGGCGGGCATCCTCAAGATGTCGCTGTGGACCAACTCGCACCCGACCTTCGGCCTGCCCAAGCGCAAGCACCGCCTGGCCGCCGCGCCGGACGCGACAGCCGAGAAGACGGTCGCGACCGCCGAGAAGACGGTCGCGTCCGCCGAGAAGGCGGCCGCGTAG
- a CDS encoding helix-turn-helix domain-containing protein codes for MPLTVDIDVTLAKRKMSVGELAERVDITPANLAVLKNGRAKAVRFTTLAALCEALDYQPGDLLRWETADSAGA; via the coding sequence ATGCCGCTCACTGTCGATATCGACGTCACGCTCGCCAAGCGGAAGATGTCCGTGGGCGAACTCGCCGAACGCGTCGACATCACACCCGCCAACCTGGCCGTGCTGAAGAATGGCCGCGCCAAGGCCGTCCGCTTCACCACCCTCGCCGCACTCTGCGAAGCCCTCGACTACCAGCCCGGCGACCTGCTGCGCTGGGAGACCGCGGACTCCGCGGGCGCGTGA
- a CDS encoding IS3 family transposase (programmed frameshift): MVNKHYPAEFKADAVALYRSRPGATIAQIADDLGVNRETLRSWVRADDQRRGAAAGPAAPPASGSVEDENAALRRRVRELEEERDILRKAARYFAGGDALVNRFQFVADHQQRYGVKRLCQILGVSRSSFYYWRSAAEARAARQAADVALASRIRAVHAEHDGTYGAPRITAELRDAGQLVNRKRVARVMRRFGVQGLRLRRRTRTTVPDPAAAKAPDLIGRHFTAPAPNQRYVGDITYLPVGDRGFLYLATVLDLHSRRLAGWAIADHMRTDLVIDALHAAQRTRGSLDGAIMHTDHGAQYTSRAFAAACTTAGVRQSMSAVGSSADNAAAESFNATFKRETLQGRRAFTDKREARLAAFRWLHRYNTIRRHSRLGQQSPITYEKNTRPAPATLAPAA, encoded by the exons ATGGTGAACAAGCACTACCCCGCCGAGTTCAAGGCCGACGCGGTCGCGTTGTACCGGTCTCGGCCGGGGGCGACGATCGCGCAGATCGCTGACGATCTGGGCGTCAATCGGGAGACGTTGCGCAGTTGGGTCCGCGCTGATGATCAGCGTCGGGGCGCAGCGGCCGGGCCGGCGGCGCCGCCGGCGTCCGGGTCGGTGGAGGATGAGAACGCGGCGTTGCGGCGGCGGGTGCGGGAGTTGGAGGAGGAACGGGACATTCTGCGGAAGGCGGCCCGGTATTTCGCCGGGG GAGACGCGCTGGTGAACCGCTTCCAGTTCGTCGCCGACCATCAGCAGCGCTATGGCGTGAAGCGGTTGTGTCAGATCCTCGGGGTGTCCCGCTCGAGCTTCTACTACTGGCGATCGGCCGCCGAAGCGCGGGCCGCCCGGCAGGCCGCGGACGTCGCGCTGGCCAGCCGGATCCGGGCGGTGCACGCCGAGCACGACGGCACGTACGGAGCACCACGGATCACCGCCGAGCTGCGCGATGCCGGGCAGTTGGTCAACCGTAAGCGGGTCGCGCGGGTGATGCGCCGCTTCGGCGTGCAGGGTCTGCGGTTGCGCAGGCGAACTCGTACGACGGTGCCGGACCCGGCCGCGGCGAAGGCCCCGGATCTGATCGGCCGGCACTTCACCGCCCCCGCGCCGAACCAACGCTACGTCGGCGACATCACCTACCTGCCGGTCGGTGACCGCGGATTCCTCTACCTGGCCACCGTCCTCGACCTGCACTCCCGGCGCCTCGCGGGCTGGGCGATCGCCGACCACATGCGCACCGACCTGGTCATCGACGCCCTCCACGCGGCGCAGCGCACCCGGGGCAGCCTCGACGGGGCGATCATGCACACCGACCACGGAGCTCAATACACCTCCCGGGCCTTCGCCGCCGCCTGCACCACGGCAGGGGTCCGGCAGTCAATGAGCGCGGTCGGTAGCTCCGCCGACAACGCGGCCGCGGAGTCGTTCAACGCCACCTTCAAACGCGAGACCCTCCAGGGCCGCCGCGCCTTCACCGACAAACGCGAAGCCCGACTCGCCGCATTCCGCTGGCTGCACCGCTACAACACCATTCGACGCCACTCCCGGCTCGGACAGCAATCACCGATCACCTACGAGAAGAACACCCGCCCAGCGCCAGCTACGCTGGCCCCGGCCGCATAA
- a CDS encoding maleylpyruvate isomerase family mycothiol-dependent enzyme, translating to MRIAEHIAALDEEGVRLAEAAGRAGLDAHVPTCPGWQVRDLLRHVSGVHRWAMAHVIRRRRHPYSNREEADFFAAVDDDELLDWFREGHRALVDTLATADESVECWTFLPAPSPLAFWARRQAHETAIHRADAESAISMVPYWNPSFAADGIDELLNGFFGRPGGRLVADPPLSMALVPTDIDAGWTFYIEPAGRRLVAGELLAQLTIVGPASELYLLLWNRSGTEGLELRGDGAVLDLWRTRATITWN from the coding sequence ATGCGCATCGCCGAGCACATTGCCGCGCTGGATGAGGAAGGTGTCCGACTGGCAGAGGCGGCGGGCCGGGCGGGTCTGGACGCACACGTGCCCACCTGCCCTGGCTGGCAGGTCCGTGATCTGCTGCGCCATGTCAGCGGTGTACATCGATGGGCCATGGCCCACGTGATCAGGAGACGCCGTCACCCTTACTCCAACCGGGAAGAGGCGGACTTCTTCGCCGCAGTCGATGACGACGAGCTGCTGGACTGGTTTCGGGAGGGCCACCGCGCACTCGTGGACACGCTGGCAACGGCTGATGAGAGCGTTGAGTGCTGGACGTTTCTGCCCGCGCCCTCGCCGTTGGCGTTCTGGGCACGCCGCCAGGCTCACGAGACCGCGATACACCGCGCCGATGCCGAGTCGGCTATCTCCATGGTCCCGTACTGGAACCCATCCTTCGCCGCTGATGGTATCGATGAACTACTCAACGGCTTCTTCGGCCGGCCCGGTGGGCGTCTGGTGGCCGATCCACCCCTCAGCATGGCCCTGGTGCCTACTGATATCGACGCGGGATGGACCTTCTACATCGAGCCGGCCGGGCGCCGCCTGGTCGCCGGTGAGCTGCTAGCCCAGCTGACCATCGTGGGACCCGCATCCGAGCTCTACCTCTTGCTGTGGAACCGCAGTGGGACTGAAGGCCTTGAACTACGCGGGGACGGGGCCGTCTTGGACCTCTGGCGGACACGGGCCACGATCACCTGGAACTGA
- a CDS encoding UPF0158 family protein produces the protein MLDLSRLELEEIATALEDQTDYEHRWLIDPQTGEIMVWTTDGGIDGQTPVDLEALDLVGIDPLPSYVWYQDMVDFAEGISDAAAGRRLARAIQGKGAFRRFKNELHEEYPHLLPAWHAFRDVRARRRAVEWLVDNSLVDDETGERFVAEHPDPHLP, from the coding sequence ATGCTTGACCTGAGCAGGCTAGAGCTGGAGGAGATCGCCACCGCGCTCGAGGACCAGACCGACTACGAGCACCGATGGCTGATCGACCCGCAGACCGGCGAGATCATGGTCTGGACGACGGACGGCGGCATCGACGGACAAACGCCCGTCGACCTTGAGGCCCTTGACCTGGTCGGCATCGACCCGCTGCCGTCTTACGTCTGGTATCAGGACATGGTCGACTTCGCCGAGGGGATCAGTGACGCGGCGGCCGGGCGCAGATTGGCGCGGGCTATCCAGGGCAAGGGTGCCTTCCGCCGGTTCAAGAACGAGTTGCACGAGGAGTATCCGCACCTGCTGCCGGCGTGGCACGCGTTCCGCGACGTGCGCGCAAGGCGGCGGGCGGTTGAATGGCTGGTCGACAACTCGCTGGTCGACGACGAAACGGGCGAGCGTTTCGTGGCCGAGCACCCGGATCCCCACCTTCCCTGA
- a CDS encoding winged helix-turn-helix transcriptional regulator, with translation MPTQRGYRQACGVARGLDIVGERWALLVVRELLLGPKRFTDFQQALPTASPNALSDRLRELADAGVVRRRQLPPPGNVRVYELTAWGRGLEPIVVALGTWALAAPPTAEQLFVSADSAMLTIRTYFVPTERPEAKLRIELRDHGPAGVFGVRLTSAGAEVAHEPPDEPHAVLITTTDALLAAFGSDDLAGLVADGGVIIGDPEVVRHLVAGVRVPASAEKYGTSGPGGRADRRER, from the coding sequence GTGCCGACTCAGCGGGGTTATCGGCAGGCATGCGGTGTCGCGCGCGGCCTCGACATCGTGGGAGAGCGGTGGGCGCTGCTCGTGGTGCGCGAGCTGCTGCTCGGGCCGAAACGGTTCACCGATTTTCAGCAGGCGCTCCCGACCGCCAGCCCGAACGCGCTGTCCGACCGGCTGCGCGAGCTGGCCGACGCGGGCGTCGTACGCCGCCGGCAGCTGCCTCCGCCAGGCAATGTGCGGGTCTACGAACTGACCGCGTGGGGCCGCGGCCTCGAGCCGATCGTCGTCGCGCTTGGCACCTGGGCGCTGGCCGCCCCGCCGACCGCGGAACAGCTCTTCGTAAGCGCGGACAGCGCCATGCTGACCATCCGCACCTACTTCGTGCCGACGGAGCGGCCCGAGGCGAAGCTCCGGATCGAACTACGCGACCACGGTCCCGCCGGAGTGTTCGGCGTCCGCCTCACGTCGGCCGGCGCCGAGGTCGCCCACGAGCCGCCCGACGAGCCGCACGCCGTCCTGATCACCACGACGGATGCCCTCCTCGCCGCCTTCGGCAGCGACGACCTGGCCGGGCTCGTAGCCGACGGCGGCGTGATCATCGGTGATCCCGAGGTCGTACGCCATCTTGTCGCGGGCGTGCGTGTCCCGGCCTCCGCAGAAAAGTACGGCACCTCCGGCCCAGGAGGGCGGGCGGATCGCCGCGAGAGGTGA